TTTTGGCTTGCATCTTTCCGATTTAATCCCATATAAGAAAGTTCGTGAAGGTGGAGAGCTTTACACCTATTACAACTCCCCTTCCCTTCAAGAGTGCTGGCCTTATGGTTTTGTGGTCGTTGGTGAAGTTACTTGGGAATCCTGTGCGTATACTGCCCGCTATGTTATGAAAAAGTTGAAAGGAAAGGAAGCAGATTTTTATGGAAAACACAATATTCAGCCTGAGTTTACACTCATGTCCCGGAGGCCTGGAATTGCGCGCAATTATTATGACACGCACCCTACACTTTTTGATACAGATTACATAAACATTTCAACGCCAAAAGGTGGTAAGAAGTTTCGTCCTCCCCGCTATTTTGAAAAGCTTTTTGAGGTAGATCAGCCTTTAAGGAGTGCCGAGCTTAAAGAAATAAAAAAGCGAATGGCGATTGAATCCCAGAAAGCAAAGTTGACTCGTACTTCTTTGACAGGTGATGAACTTTTGGAAGTTGAGGAAGCTGCTCAGGTGAATAAGTTGAAGTCTTTGAGGAGGTCTTTACATGAGTAGAATGAAGAAAAAGAAGGACAAGAAGGTGTTTACTCGTACTGCTGCCAAGAGCAAGAAGATCAATATTGCTCCGAAGATTTTCCGTGGAGGTATTAGGTTATGAAACCTTCACAGCCGCATGAGGTTCGGTCTTTTCGTAAATTTATGATTCGTCTTGGTTTTGAAGGTGTTTCTATTAAGCGTATGGAGCAAGACCCGAATTTATTTGCTGTTTGTGCATTTGATCGGATGAATGAGAGTGTACCTTTTTCCCGTGTTTACTCTTTGGATGATATTCGCTGTATTACGCATGCCAGTGATATTTTTTGGAGGTATTTGAAATGACTTATGGAATTTATGTTATCAGGGACGCCAAGACCACCTTTATGCTCCCTACCGTTGATTTTAATAATGCTTCTGCTATGCGGAATTTTGAGCATGCTGTACGGCATCCGGATTCTTTGATGAAGTCCCATCCGAATGACTTCGGTCTTTATCGTGTTGGTTCTTTTGATAATGAGACCGGTGAAATTATGCCGGAGTTCCCTCCCCAGTTCATTTGTGACGCTACTGTGTGTCTGAGAAAGGAAGACGAATGATGTTTAGAACGCAGTATGATCGGCAGCGTGTGACCTGTGAGCCTGGTTCCCGGATTCATAAGACCTATGGCGGCCACTATGATGAAAAAGGTCGTGTGGTGCTTGAGGAGACCGGAGAGATCAATTTGTATGATGAAATTCAGTCCCATGCGGAAAGCGTTGATATCCATGTACTCATGAAGCGGTATGCGAATGGTGATGCGGAAGCTCTTTCCAAACAGCAAGGCTTTTTCGGTGATGTGTTGGACTTCCCCAAGACCTATGCCGAAGCCCTGAATCACATGAATGAAATGGAACGGCAGTTCATGGCCCTCCCTGTTGAGACCCGTGAAAAGTTCGGCCATTCTTTCAGTGAGTTTCTTGCCGCTTCTGGTGAACCAGATTTTCTTGATCGTCTCGGTATTAAGGCTGAGCCGGCTTCTGAGCCTGAACAGCCTGAGCCTGCTAAGGAGGTTACAGAATGAATCGCAATACAGAATCCCATTTTTCCCTTCTGCCTCGTGTAGATATCCAGCGTTCCCGCTTTGACCGCTCTGCCAGCCTGAAAACGTCTTTCAATGCCGGTAATATTGTCCCCTTCTTTTTGGAAGAGGTTCTTCCCGGAGATACGTTCAATGTGAAAACGTCCCGTGTGGTACGTATGCAGACCCTGCTCACTCCTATGATGGATAATGTTTATCTCGATACTTATTATTTCTTTGTGCCCAACCGTTTGGTATGGGATCACTGGAAGGAGTTTTGTGGTGAGAACACAGAAAGTGCATGGATTCCTGAGACGGAGTATTCGATTCCTCAAATTACTGCTCCGGCAGGTGGTTGGCAAGTCGGTACCCTTGCAGATTATTTTGGTGTTCCTACAGGCGTTTCTGGTTTGTCTGTTTCTGCTCTGCCCTTTAGGGCTTATGCTCTTATCATGAATGAGTGGTTCCGTGATGAAAACTTGCAAGACCCTTTGGTTGTTCCTACTGACGATTCTACCGTGGCTGGTGTTAATACGGGAACTTTTGTCACTGATGTAGCGAAAGGCGGTTTACCTTACATCGCCTGCAAATACCACGATTATTTTACATCTGCCCTTCCTGCTCCTCAGAAAGGACCGGATGTGACTATTCCTGTTGGTACTGCTGGTCCTTATCCTGTTGTTGCTCAGTCTAATACTGTCCCGAATCCCGGTAGTGTTGGTTTGACTTTTGTTCCCTATACTGCTACTTTTAATAATGCTGGCCAGCAATGGACTGGACAAGTAAATCAACTGCGTGGAAATACTGGCAATAGTGGTGCTATTGGTGACCCAACTGCTCAAAATTCGTCTTTTGGCGTTGTTACTACAAATAGTCAGTTTAATGGTTCTGCTAATAAGATCATCCCTAATAATCTTTGGGCTCTTGATTCTGGTGATGCGGCTGTTGCAACTATCAATCAGCTCCGCCTTGCTTTCCAGATTCAGAAATTCTACGAGAAGCAGGCTCGTGGTGGCTCCCGCTATACTGAGGTTGTGCGGAGCTTCTTTGGTGTGACTTCCCCGGATGCCCGTTTGCAGCGTCCTGAATATCTTGGCGGTAATCGCACTCCCATCAACGTGAATCAGGTTATCCAGCAGTCTGGTACTGGTGAATCTGTGAATACTCCGCAAGGTACTGTTGTCGGTATGTCTCTTACTACTGACAGCCATTCCGACTTTACCAAGTCTTTCACGGAGCATGGTTTTATTATCGGCGTCATGGTTGCCCGTTATGACCATACCTATCAGCAGGGCCTTAACCGCTTGTGGAGCCGCAAGGATAAGTTTGATTACTATTGGCCGGTGTTTGCAAATATCGGTGAGCAGGCTATCAAGAATAAGGAGATTTACGCTCAGGGTAACGACACTGACGATGAAGTTTTTGGTTATCAAGAAGCATGGGCTGAGTATCGGTACAAGCCTAATCAGGTTACCGGTGAAATGCGCTCCCAGTACGCTCAATCTCTCGATGTGTGGCATCTGGCTGACGATTACTCCAAGCTACCTTCTTTGTCTGCCGAATGGATTCAGGAAGATGGAAAGACCATTGATCGTGTACTTGCTGTTTCTTCCGATCTGGCTAATCAGTTCTTTGCTGATATCTATGTGAAGAATTATTGCACCCGGCCTATGCCGATGTATTCTATTCCCGGTCTTATTGATCATCACTAAAAAGAGGGGCTTCGGCCCCTCTTGACATAAATAAAGGAGTTGATATAGAATGGCATTACCGATTACTTATAGTGCCTCTAAAGCCGCTCGTATGGCCTCTGCACAGGAGTTTTTACCCCAGGGTCATACTTCTTCTACCGGTGGCTCTTCCGGCCGTTCTAGTGCCGTTTTTGCCGCCGCTAATCAAGCCGCTGATCAGATTGGACGGATTCAAGGTATTGCTCAGTCTAATTCTGCTTTTAATGCCGAGCAGGCTACGATTCAAAGAGAGTGGCAGGAAGCGCAAAATGCTAAGGCTATGCAGTTTAATTCTACGGAAGCCGCAAAAAATCGTGCTTGGCAAGA
Above is a genomic segment from Pusillibacter faecalis containing:
- a CDS encoding rolling circle replication-associated protein translates to MNALCLGVDANGKKIIKFLGHPVNDNQKTVYYRGKDYPIDMLIKIPCGKCVGCRLEYSRQWANRCMLELQYHDSAYFCTFTYDDDHVPRTYYPDPETGEAFPAMTLQKRDFQLLMKRIRKHFPDDQIRFFACGEYGSQTFRPHYHAIIFGLHLSDLIPYKKVREGGELYTYYNSPSLQECWPYGFVVVGEVTWESCAYTARYVMKKLKGKEADFYGKHNIQPEFTLMSRRPGIARNYYDTHPTLFDTDYINISTPKGGKKFRPPRYFEKLFEVDQPLRSAELKEIKKRMAIESQKAKLTRTSLTGDELLEVEEAAQVNKLKSLRRSLHE
- a CDS encoding major capsid protein — protein: MNRNTESHFSLLPRVDIQRSRFDRSASLKTSFNAGNIVPFFLEEVLPGDTFNVKTSRVVRMQTLLTPMMDNVYLDTYYFFVPNRLVWDHWKEFCGENTESAWIPETEYSIPQITAPAGGWQVGTLADYFGVPTGVSGLSVSALPFRAYALIMNEWFRDENLQDPLVVPTDDSTVAGVNTGTFVTDVAKGGLPYIACKYHDYFTSALPAPQKGPDVTIPVGTAGPYPVVAQSNTVPNPGSVGLTFVPYTATFNNAGQQWTGQVNQLRGNTGNSGAIGDPTAQNSSFGVVTTNSQFNGSANKIIPNNLWALDSGDAAVATINQLRLAFQIQKFYEKQARGGSRYTEVVRSFFGVTSPDARLQRPEYLGGNRTPINVNQVIQQSGTGESVNTPQGTVVGMSLTTDSHSDFTKSFTEHGFIIGVMVARYDHTYQQGLNRLWSRKDKFDYYWPVFANIGEQAIKNKEIYAQGNDTDDEVFGYQEAWAEYRYKPNQVTGEMRSQYAQSLDVWHLADDYSKLPSLSAEWIQEDGKTIDRVLAVSSDLANQFFADIYVKNYCTRPMPMYSIPGLIDHH
- a CDS encoding phage ORF5 protein, translated to MTYGIYVIRDAKTTFMLPTVDFNNASAMRNFEHAVRHPDSLMKSHPNDFGLYRVGSFDNETGEIMPEFPPQFICDATVCLRKEDE